The genome window CGCCGCCGACCTCCAGGACCTCATCGGCGGCCCGGCCGTCGCAGAGCTGGCCGCCGCGCACGGGCTCAGCGGCGACCTCCTTGGCGACGAGGCTGCGCGGGAGGCGCTCGTGGCCGAGCTCGCCGCGCGCGTGGCCGTCGGCGTGGTCCCCGTTCTCGCGCTGCTCGACCCGGAGCTGGTCGTCCTCGGCGGCCCCACCGGCGCCGCCTGCGGACCGCGGCTGGCCGAGCTCGTCGCCGCCGAGCTGCGCGACGCCTGGGGCGAGCGCGCCGTCGTCGCCACCGGGGTCCCCACCCATCCCGTCCTCCGCGGCGCCCGCGAGCACCTCCTCGGCGAGGTGCGCGAGGCGCTCTTCGACGAAGTGTCGCGCATCGCCGTCTGAGGCGACGCGCGCACCTCCGCACCACCCGTCCACTGAAATCACGAGAAGGATCAGCGAGGAACCACCCGTGAAACATCGTCACCTCATCGCAGCCGTCGCCGTCGCGGCGGCCGCGGCCCTCACCCTGGCCGGCTGCTCCGGCGGGTCCAGCGGATCGTCGTTCCAGGACAGCACGCCGTCCGACCTCTCCGGCACCGTGTCGTTCTGGCACTTCTTCTCCGACCGGGAGGCCAAGGTCATCCAGTCGGTCGTCGACGACTTCGAGAAGAAGTACCCGAAGATCAAGGTCGACGTGCATGCCGGCCAGGACGACGAGAAGCTGCAGAAGGCCATCGCCACCGGCAGCAAGGTCGACGTCGGGCTGTCCTACTCGACCGACATCGTCGGCAACTTCTGCACCAACGGCGCGTTCCGCTCGCTCAACAAGGTGATCGCGCGCGACCACGTCGACATGAGCCAGTTCAGCGACACCGTGAAGTCGTACACCGAGTTCAAGGGCAACCGCTGCGCGATGCCGATGCTCGCCGACACGTACGGCCTCTACTACAACAAGAAGCTGCTGCAAGCCGCCGGCTTCACCGCGCCGCCGAAGACGCTGAGCGAGCTGGAGTCGATGGCCGACAAGCTGACGACGCTCAACCCGGACGGCTCCATCAAGACGCTCGGCTTCAACCCGACCATGGGCTGGTACGAGAACTCGGCCGCCCACTACGGCCCGGCCGCCGGCGCCGAGTGGCTGAAGGCCGACGGCACCAGCGCGATCTCCTCCTCCCCCGGCTGGAAGGAGCTGATCCAGTGGCAGAAGGCCTACGTCGACAAGATCGGCTGGGACAAGCTCAACGCCTTCACGTCCGGACTCGGCCAGGAGTTCTCGGCCGACAACGCGTTCCAGACCGGCCAGGTGGCGATGAACATGGACGGCGAGTACCGCACCGCGTTCATCGACGACCAGGCGAAGGGCCTCGACTACGGCACCGCGCCGTTCCCGACGGCCGACGATCACACCGACCTCTACGGCGGCGGGTACATCACCGGCAACATCATCGGCATCTCCAAGGGCTCGAAGCAGCCGGAGCTGGCCTGGACGCTGCTGAAGTATCTCACCACCGACACCGGCGCGGTCGTGAAGCTCGCCAACGGCCTGAAGAACGTGCCCACCACGAAGGACGCGCTGGCCTCGCCGAACCTGGAGGTCTCTCCGCAGTACAAGACGTTCCTCGACATCGCCTCGAACAAGCACGTCATGACCACGCCGGCCAGCCCGCTCGGCGCCGGCTACCAGAACAGCTTCCAGGACTGGTGGAACAAGTACCAGAGCCAGGGCGGCGACATCGACGCCGGGCTGAAGTCGGTCGACAAGCAGATCAACGACGCCCTCGCCCTGTCCAAGGGTCCGTGAGCTCGTGACGACCACGGCTCGCAGCGCGGGGCGGGCGACCGCCCGCCCCGCGCGGTCCTCCCGGGGCCGCCTGCGCCGCAACCTGGTGACGC of Leifsonia shinshuensis contains these proteins:
- a CDS encoding extracellular solute-binding protein is translated as MKHRHLIAAVAVAAAAALTLAGCSGGSSGSSFQDSTPSDLSGTVSFWHFFSDREAKVIQSVVDDFEKKYPKIKVDVHAGQDDEKLQKAIATGSKVDVGLSYSTDIVGNFCTNGAFRSLNKVIARDHVDMSQFSDTVKSYTEFKGNRCAMPMLADTYGLYYNKKLLQAAGFTAPPKTLSELESMADKLTTLNPDGSIKTLGFNPTMGWYENSAAHYGPAAGAEWLKADGTSAISSSPGWKELIQWQKAYVDKIGWDKLNAFTSGLGQEFSADNAFQTGQVAMNMDGEYRTAFIDDQAKGLDYGTAPFPTADDHTDLYGGGYITGNIIGISKGSKQPELAWTLLKYLTTDTGAVVKLANGLKNVPTTKDALASPNLEVSPQYKTFLDIASNKHVMTTPASPLGAGYQNSFQDWWNKYQSQGGDIDAGLKSVDKQINDALALSKGP